The following coding sequences lie in one Vibrio sp. ED004 genomic window:
- a CDS encoding MFS transporter encodes MIIFGLLKSPEWGVLQNNSPYDLPTYLSFMSPAIWLLFIGLALFAVFVRHEKKFESKHDSSLIPSSWFHNRQFRLGVVILVSMYVIFGGLNFTLVAFLQVAIDLSALQTGIIILVFAISLILFSIITPIALKQFNEKYISLCAFVLCCGAAGLAWLCSSAYEVNRLIYLAMVIFGAGIGMLSSQSIVIITKAVGEKEAERVGGVQATLRNIGIAIGVSVIAGIGQATMEHKIRDQISTNTILLCDTTSRRKQSGNSLHY; translated from the coding sequence TTGATTATATTTGGATTGCTGAAATCACCGGAATGGGGAGTTCTACAAAACAACTCACCTTATGACTTACCGACTTACCTTTCTTTTATGAGCCCTGCGATTTGGCTACTTTTTATTGGTCTCGCTCTATTCGCTGTGTTTGTTAGGCATGAAAAAAAATTTGAGTCCAAGCACGACAGTTCACTAATTCCGAGTTCGTGGTTTCACAACAGGCAGTTCCGTCTCGGGGTTGTTATTCTGGTATCGATGTACGTGATCTTCGGTGGACTCAATTTTACGCTAGTCGCATTTTTGCAAGTTGCCATCGACCTGTCGGCTTTACAAACGGGCATCATCATTCTAGTTTTTGCGATTAGTTTAATCTTGTTTTCGATCATCACCCCTATCGCATTAAAACAGTTCAATGAAAAGTACATATCTTTGTGTGCCTTTGTCCTGTGCTGCGGAGCCGCTGGCCTAGCTTGGCTGTGTTCATCTGCTTATGAGGTCAACCGACTGATTTACCTAGCAATGGTTATTTTCGGTGCCGGGATTGGCATGTTGTCATCTCAATCCATCGTGATCATAACCAAAGCGGTTGGAGAAAAAGAAGCAGAGCGTGTTGGTGGCGTTCAAGCTACATTAAGAAACATTGGAATCGCCATTGGGGTATCGGTGATTGCAGGAATTGGGCAAGCCACCATGGAGCACAAAATACGTGACCAAATCAGCACAAACACAATACTCCTATGCGATACAACAAGCCGTAGGAAACAGTCCGGTAATTCCTTACATTACTGA
- the ylqF gene encoding ribosome biogenesis GTPase YlqF, whose product MVNSSIQWFPGHMHKARKEIEEVIPQVDVIIEVLDARIPFSSENPMISSLRGDKPCVKVLNKRDLADPELTQRWIEHFEKEQGVKAIAITTSVKEEVNHVMELVRKLAPHREQMGKNIRTMIMGIPNVGKSTIINCLAGRTIAVTGNQPAVTRRQQRINLQNGVILSDTPGILWPKVENPHSGFRLAATGAVKDTAMEYDEVAFYTVEYLAKQYPHLLQERYQIEELPESDIELMEAIGRKRGALRAGGHIDLHKCSEILLHELRNGTLGKVTLELPEMITKELVEVEEAAALKAEQQAKKKEERRKRYLKNKR is encoded by the coding sequence ATGGTTAACAGTAGTATTCAATGGTTTCCGGGTCACATGCATAAAGCCCGCAAAGAAATCGAAGAAGTTATCCCACAGGTTGATGTGATCATCGAAGTACTGGACGCTCGTATTCCGTTCAGTAGTGAAAACCCAATGATCTCTTCACTGCGCGGCGATAAGCCTTGTGTAAAAGTGTTGAACAAACGTGACCTTGCCGATCCTGAACTGACCCAACGTTGGATTGAGCACTTCGAGAAAGAGCAAGGCGTTAAAGCGATTGCAATCACCACCAGCGTGAAAGAAGAAGTTAACCATGTCATGGAGTTGGTTCGCAAACTCGCACCGCACCGTGAACAGATGGGTAAAAACATTCGTACGATGATCATGGGTATTCCTAACGTAGGTAAATCAACCATCATCAATTGCTTGGCTGGACGTACAATCGCGGTAACAGGTAACCAACCTGCGGTAACTCGTCGCCAACAACGCATCAACCTGCAAAACGGCGTGATCCTTTCAGATACTCCTGGAATCCTTTGGCCTAAAGTAGAAAACCCACACAGTGGCTTCCGCCTAGCAGCAACGGGCGCTGTTAAAGATACTGCAATGGAATATGATGAAGTGGCATTCTACACAGTTGAGTACCTAGCAAAGCAATACCCTCACCTATTGCAAGAACGTTACCAAATCGAAGAACTACCAGAATCAGACATCGAGTTGATGGAAGCGATTGGCCGTAAGCGTGGTGCACTTCGTGCCGGTGGTCATATCGACCTTCACAAATGTTCTGAGATTCTACTTCACGAACTGCGTAACGGTACTCTAGGTAAAGTCACTCTAGAGCTACCGGAAATGATCACTAAAGAATTGGTTGAAGTGGAAGAAGCTGCGGCACTGAAAGCTGAGCAGCAAGCGAAGAAGAAAGAAGAGCGTCGTAAGCGTTACTTGAAGAACAAGCGTTAA
- a CDS encoding fimbria/pilus periplasmic chaperone → MRHYILGGLIYWLLCAQTFGITLFPTVIELNTDHRATSQLVVTNNSTQALPLEANVRRLNFSSDGTFETSDLSSEEMFVFPPAAMLEPGARQVFRIQWLGNRSLETSQSYFVRFSTVNIGQNNARIDKPIGLTTGINLQVHYNALLHIHSSSLEPDVKLHIDEQGKLTLTNSGSRFTYTSLLHFSGLESLSQKVHEALGEQFIPPRSIITLPSSLNYLPVGTYNGHED, encoded by the coding sequence ATGAGACACTATATCTTGGGTGGGCTCATTTATTGGCTTCTGTGTGCACAAACGTTTGGCATAACACTGTTTCCAACCGTCATCGAGCTCAACACCGATCACAGGGCGACGTCGCAACTAGTTGTAACTAACAACTCAACACAAGCTCTCCCGCTTGAAGCTAACGTTCGTCGATTGAACTTCTCATCTGATGGTACGTTCGAGACATCTGATCTATCGAGTGAAGAGATGTTTGTGTTTCCACCAGCCGCAATGTTGGAACCCGGAGCACGCCAGGTATTCCGTATACAGTGGTTGGGAAACCGATCGCTCGAAACCTCCCAGAGTTACTTCGTTCGCTTCAGTACCGTGAATATTGGCCAAAACAACGCGAGAATAGACAAACCCATCGGTTTAACAACCGGTATCAATTTACAAGTTCACTACAATGCGTTGCTGCACATTCACTCATCCTCTTTAGAGCCTGACGTGAAATTACACATAGATGAACAAGGCAAACTAACACTCACTAATTCTGGGTCACGATTTACCTATACATCGTTACTTCATTTTTCGGGGCTCGAATCTCTGAGCCAAAAAGTACATGAGGCTTTAGGTGAGCAGTTTATTCCACCACGCTCCATTATTACTTTGCCTTCTTCTTTAAATTATTTACCAGTGGGCACTTACAATGGGCATGAAGACTGA
- a CDS encoding molecular chaperone, producing the protein MYKWIMHKWVVLFLLSFTCLSAHAFKVEPMSMEMTPLGKRAQMTMRVENSSTEPLTVELSPVFMTMNEYGKETTTPADDELLVIPVTAIIEPGRSQSIMVRYLGDPSIRESKAYRIAVKQVKVQRASSNQGQVSLLLQFNTLINVRPQNTASQLEIKSIEQNDKKNKWVLEVLNSGNSYGRLTNTTWKISDGKNSTYLKGVEIAKRIPGTLVLPYSTRFFEMQPLENYNVDTLAIEIEQDQ; encoded by the coding sequence ATGTATAAATGGATCATGCATAAATGGGTCGTTCTTTTCCTATTGTCATTCACTTGTCTGTCCGCTCATGCGTTCAAAGTCGAACCGATGTCTATGGAAATGACACCGCTTGGAAAAAGAGCTCAAATGACCATGAGGGTTGAAAACTCTTCAACCGAACCACTCACGGTTGAATTGTCTCCAGTATTTATGACCATGAACGAATATGGGAAAGAGACCACGACGCCTGCAGATGACGAGCTATTAGTGATACCGGTGACCGCAATAATAGAACCTGGACGATCGCAATCCATTATGGTGCGCTATTTGGGCGATCCTTCCATCAGAGAATCTAAAGCGTATCGCATTGCTGTTAAACAAGTAAAAGTTCAAAGAGCGAGCAGCAACCAAGGGCAAGTAAGTCTTTTGCTTCAGTTTAATACGCTTATCAACGTGCGACCTCAGAACACGGCTTCTCAGCTAGAAATTAAAAGCATCGAACAAAATGACAAAAAGAACAAATGGGTTCTTGAAGTACTTAACAGTGGTAATAGTTATGGTCGATTAACCAATACAACATGGAAGATATCTGATGGTAAAAATTCAACCTATTTAAAAGGCGTAGAAATCGCTAAACGTATTCCGGGGACTTTAGTGCTTCCCTACTCCACTCGTTTTTTCGAAATGCAGCCACTTGAGAATTACAATGTAGACACGCTAGCGATTGAAATAGAGCAGGATCAATAG
- a CDS encoding fimbria/pilus outer membrane usher protein, translating to MGMKTETYHNIWQVLYVLVLVLFYCAALSPAAWGQEMVLNPTGRDIQLTSLLRISDTILGEADIIITANNEILLPKESTLSLLSSVVTQEGIGKLNDTTDDEMLSQYHFESVGLGLSFDFSSLECIVTVPPEFSLTQQLSMNGADDFYNYAEPSLFSGYVNFALSANESQYVDQNSSRQDLYRSQFDSALNIGFLNFEYESYLENSSSQDSRYVREGSRLNIDFAEQGTRFVFGDMYNSGQSFQDSTDILGIGLTRDFTLIPTRNARPRANQSFTLQRASNVDVYIDGIAVQRLTLGAGSYNLSDIPLAQGSNDIVLVITDRSGNEERIEFSIATGNDLLNSGEFEYSIMYGAPSELQNGQLEYLTDERILHGYIDVGISPWLTLGTNLQTREDLYQYGATALFASPWGVTELTASRSEHPTFGTGDAYKFAFDAEFSNTNTLSPQLSVSYEYLANNFTGVSGFDASDIDINLTTHYVSAFSSIYLGQSLRAAMTLNYRLGVDKENDYWLISPSLSDGLLDTPATWSARVNYRHNATEDDDISTTVTISWPLSRQTRVVGRYTTELNESALDYSYQNNIGNTGGISAFASVITNEETDADIDAGINYTANRYELNATHASRLEDISGETRNHNTDVTISSALAFAGSSVTIGRPVREAFAIVSKHESLAKNDVAVDSTKDAEYARVYLKGDASAMVPDLVAYNSQVVGYEVDNLPPGYDLGDGAFWIKPGYKRGFQLQIGSDAVLTVIGKLFNRQSNNPISLVAGVAHYLGEAKQLPIDFFTNRNGIFAISGLKPGKYQLVLDTALLRN from the coding sequence ATGGGCATGAAGACTGAAACCTATCACAACATATGGCAAGTTTTGTATGTCTTGGTATTAGTACTTTTTTATTGTGCTGCCTTAAGCCCTGCTGCTTGGGGTCAAGAAATGGTCTTGAACCCCACTGGACGCGATATTCAACTTACCTCTTTGTTAAGGATAAGTGACACCATACTTGGCGAAGCGGACATTATCATTACCGCAAACAATGAAATCTTGTTACCGAAGGAAAGTACGCTTTCTCTCCTTTCGTCCGTCGTAACTCAAGAAGGTATTGGGAAACTCAATGACACGACAGACGATGAGATGCTGTCTCAGTACCATTTTGAGAGCGTAGGATTAGGTCTGAGTTTCGATTTCTCTTCATTAGAATGCATCGTGACGGTACCGCCTGAATTTAGCTTAACCCAGCAACTGTCTATGAACGGCGCAGATGATTTTTATAACTATGCTGAGCCAAGTTTGTTTAGCGGATACGTTAACTTTGCCCTTTCGGCCAATGAGAGCCAATATGTCGATCAAAATTCGTCAAGGCAGGACCTCTATCGCAGTCAGTTTGACTCAGCACTTAACATTGGTTTTCTAAACTTTGAGTATGAATCTTATTTAGAAAACAGCTCATCACAAGATTCACGATACGTAAGAGAAGGATCTCGTCTTAATATTGATTTTGCAGAACAAGGCACACGATTTGTGTTCGGCGATATGTACAACAGTGGTCAATCTTTTCAGGACAGCACCGACATACTTGGTATTGGCTTAACTCGAGATTTCACGCTAATTCCAACCAGAAATGCGCGACCACGAGCCAATCAATCATTCACACTTCAAAGGGCCTCAAATGTCGATGTCTATATAGATGGGATTGCTGTCCAAAGATTAACCCTAGGCGCTGGTAGCTATAACCTTAGTGATATACCCCTGGCGCAAGGCAGCAATGATATTGTACTCGTCATCACCGACCGCTCAGGTAATGAAGAACGCATCGAGTTTTCTATTGCAACCGGTAACGATTTGCTCAATAGCGGTGAGTTTGAATATAGCATCATGTATGGAGCGCCTTCTGAATTACAAAATGGACAACTAGAGTACCTAACCGACGAGCGTATTCTCCATGGTTATATCGATGTGGGTATTAGCCCTTGGTTAACGTTGGGCACGAACCTTCAAACCCGTGAAGATCTTTATCAATATGGTGCCACCGCGTTATTCGCTTCTCCATGGGGCGTCACTGAACTCACTGCCTCTCGTAGCGAACACCCTACCTTTGGAACTGGCGACGCTTACAAATTTGCGTTCGATGCGGAGTTTTCCAATACGAACACGCTGTCCCCACAACTGAGTGTGAGTTATGAATATCTGGCCAACAATTTTACTGGGGTCTCAGGGTTTGATGCTTCCGATATCGATATCAACTTAACCACTCATTATGTGTCTGCATTCAGCTCCATTTACCTTGGTCAGTCTTTACGTGCCGCCATGACCCTCAATTATCGCTTAGGAGTAGACAAAGAGAACGATTATTGGCTGATTAGCCCGAGTTTATCGGATGGACTGCTTGATACTCCCGCAACTTGGAGTGCACGCGTTAACTATCGGCATAACGCAACCGAAGACGATGATATCAGCACTACTGTCACCATAAGTTGGCCTCTTAGTCGACAAACTCGTGTTGTCGGTCGTTACACCACAGAGCTTAATGAATCCGCCTTAGATTACAGCTATCAGAATAATATTGGTAACACAGGGGGGATATCAGCGTTTGCGAGTGTCATTACTAACGAAGAAACGGATGCCGATATAGATGCTGGTATTAACTACACGGCCAACCGTTATGAATTAAACGCGACCCACGCTTCGCGGCTTGAAGACATTAGTGGTGAAACACGAAATCACAATACTGACGTGACTATAAGTAGTGCCCTTGCTTTTGCAGGTTCATCTGTGACGATCGGCAGACCGGTGCGCGAAGCCTTTGCTATTGTTAGCAAGCACGAAAGCCTCGCAAAAAATGACGTGGCTGTCGACTCAACAAAAGATGCTGAATACGCACGCGTTTATCTTAAAGGAGATGCAAGTGCCATGGTTCCTGACCTTGTTGCTTACAACAGCCAAGTAGTCGGTTACGAGGTCGATAACTTGCCACCAGGGTATGACTTAGGTGATGGTGCTTTTTGGATTAAGCCTGGTTATAAACGGGGATTCCAGCTACAGATAGGATCTGATGCTGTATTAACTGTTATTGGCAAGCTATTCAATCGTCAAAGTAACAACCCTATTTCACTTGTCGCTGGTGTAGCGCATTACCTTGGTGAAGCAAAACAGTTGCCGATTGACTTCTTCACCAATCGTAACGGCATATTCGCAATCTCTGGATTAAAGCCGGGGAAATATCAATTAGTACTCGACACGGCTTTGTTGCGTAATTAA
- a CDS encoding MFS transporter translates to MSTTLDAEIKGTAGKAKWLSLGILILAQLGTMLDNSGFVVATEALITQLSATMPEIQFANAMYPLIAGAGMIVGGLTGLFLGWGRQLRLGALLLAASGTIAALSPNMDVLIFGGRVAAGLGAVFLVPAILAHVAGLYQGKDQAIAFAGIAGAVGVATAVVPLAMGAA, encoded by the coding sequence ATGAGTACAACTCTTGACGCTGAAATCAAAGGAACTGCTGGCAAAGCCAAATGGCTGAGCTTAGGCATCCTTATACTCGCCCAGCTAGGCACCATGCTCGACAATAGCGGCTTTGTTGTTGCAACCGAAGCATTAATTACCCAACTAAGCGCGACCATGCCTGAAATCCAATTCGCCAACGCTATGTACCCCTTAATTGCAGGTGCAGGCATGATTGTCGGTGGTTTGACTGGCTTGTTCTTAGGGTGGGGTCGCCAACTTCGATTGGGCGCTCTATTACTTGCGGCTTCAGGCACTATTGCGGCCTTATCACCAAATATGGACGTTCTCATATTTGGTGGACGAGTGGCAGCTGGCCTAGGTGCTGTATTTCTTGTTCCGGCTATATTGGCGCATGTTGCAGGGCTTTATCAAGGTAAAGACCAAGCCATCGCCTTTGCGGGTATCGCGGGCGCTGTTGGTGTCGCGACTGCTGTCGTTCCACTAGCAATGGGCGCAGCTTAG
- a CDS encoding amidohydrolase translates to MNHNQTLYFGGSILTMNDNNPTVESVVTENGHIIAVGGEQSLKAQFPNATLHDFAGQTLMPSFIENHSHILLCGNMEAMHDLSFFKYQKQDEMMAAFRTMTPNKDGWLMGIGWDVKKQEIPSLAEIDAAHPDLPMFITMQGHGGWLNSKAMEELNITKDSEVPPNSEYIKDENGELTGMILGQAAVMHAYKGTFPTPEVQDVVAASQEYARQGITVTSDLMIMSPKTLGTLVEASREDKFNVRVVGGIVNNYPNFAQVIAQRDEYKTDKFHIGFLKAFTDGSVQGGNAATKLEYQNEEFKHLPRPLWGTQDIFNQTASAAAQLGVDFVFHANGEQALGAALDAVEHARNTAEANGHDVSNFMSLAHHLSLTETPQFERMKALNTRPSFIMGHLHWTGGQIIHDYFKDEDLHHTFKVKTAVDHGLHPTLHNDAPVTPTAPWQSIKAAVTRETYTGDVLNAEEAITVEQAIKGYTLWAAEQFKIEETHGTLEAGKVADMMIIDRNPLNISPSQLDKVQVRTTIMAGSVTYQA, encoded by the coding sequence ATGAATCACAATCAAACTCTCTATTTTGGCGGCTCTATCCTTACAATGAATGACAACAACCCAACGGTCGAATCTGTCGTCACAGAAAACGGTCATATTATTGCCGTAGGTGGAGAGCAAAGCCTAAAAGCACAATTCCCTAATGCCACTCTACATGACTTCGCCGGCCAAACTTTAATGCCAAGCTTCATTGAAAACCACAGCCATATATTGCTATGTGGCAACATGGAAGCCATGCACGACTTGAGCTTTTTTAAATATCAGAAACAGGACGAAATGATGGCTGCATTTCGTACAATGACCCCTAATAAAGATGGCTGGTTAATGGGTATAGGTTGGGACGTTAAAAAGCAAGAAATCCCTTCTTTGGCCGAAATTGATGCTGCTCATCCAGACCTACCCATGTTTATTACCATGCAAGGCCATGGTGGTTGGTTGAACAGTAAAGCAATGGAAGAGCTGAATATCACTAAAGACAGTGAAGTACCACCAAATTCCGAGTACATCAAAGATGAAAACGGTGAACTCACAGGCATGATTTTGGGCCAAGCTGCGGTTATGCATGCATACAAAGGGACCTTCCCGACACCTGAGGTACAAGATGTCGTAGCTGCATCTCAAGAATACGCCCGTCAAGGTATAACAGTGACGTCCGACTTAATGATCATGTCTCCAAAAACACTGGGGACACTTGTAGAGGCATCTCGCGAAGATAAATTTAATGTACGTGTCGTTGGCGGCATAGTTAATAACTACCCAAATTTCGCTCAAGTGATCGCACAACGTGATGAATACAAAACCGATAAGTTTCACATCGGATTTTTAAAAGCCTTTACAGATGGTTCTGTACAAGGTGGTAATGCAGCAACCAAGTTAGAATATCAAAACGAAGAATTCAAACACCTACCTCGTCCACTATGGGGGACACAAGATATCTTTAACCAAACCGCGAGCGCCGCGGCGCAACTGGGTGTTGACTTTGTTTTTCATGCGAACGGCGAACAAGCACTCGGTGCTGCATTGGATGCAGTTGAGCATGCACGTAATACCGCGGAAGCAAATGGTCATGACGTGAGTAACTTCATGTCTTTGGCTCACCACCTTTCGCTAACCGAAACTCCACAGTTTGAACGCATGAAAGCGCTCAATACGCGCCCTAGTTTCATTATGGGCCACCTGCACTGGACTGGCGGTCAGATTATTCACGACTATTTTAAAGATGAAGATCTACACCACACTTTCAAAGTCAAGACTGCAGTAGATCATGGCTTACACCCAACATTGCACAATGACGCGCCAGTAACCCCGACGGCACCATGGCAGTCAATTAAAGCAGCGGTGACCCGCGAAACATATACAGGTGATGTGTTAAACGCCGAAGAAGCGATCACGGTGGAGCAAGCAATAAAAGGCTACACCTTATGGGCTGCTGAGCAGTTCAAAATTGAAGAGACGCATGGCACTTTAGAGGCAGGAAAAGTCGCAGATATGATGATCATCGACAGAAACCCGCTTAACATCTCACCGAGCCAACTCGACAAAGTACAAGTCAGAACCACGATTATGGCTGGCAGCGTGACCTACCAAGCCTAG
- a CDS encoding DUF2860 family protein — protein sequence MNAIKLSLISLISVATVNNAYAVEWDQFSGEILFATLYTHSDSNLYTEGNPNLGEDSNRGDNGDKTLLFPLGIVNFDFGEDRAHRLYMGTSRDDLSVGTLAFEFGYQKQLDSGTTFDLAYLPTVIPGEVWSNPYDMDEARQKTDVDGGAIRMKLSNLAQTNISLDMAYAFADVEEDHVPDELLERDSKAYFIKAQYLSMLSPQSGINYGVSYTFHDAEGKANQHNRYAVETSYFFVSSTYALAVTGNYAHSDYRADNPVFDRSRADNSYKLFIAYEYKDLGSWEDWSVATFIGTRKNESNIDFFTHREWLLSASLNYAF from the coding sequence ATGAACGCGATAAAATTGTCTTTAATTTCCCTGATTTCTGTAGCGACAGTAAACAACGCGTACGCTGTAGAGTGGGACCAATTCAGTGGCGAGATTCTTTTTGCTACCCTCTATACTCATTCTGATTCCAACCTCTACACAGAGGGCAACCCAAATCTAGGCGAAGATTCTAACCGCGGTGATAACGGCGATAAAACCCTGTTGTTTCCCCTTGGTATCGTTAACTTTGATTTTGGCGAAGATCGAGCTCACCGCTTATATATGGGTACCTCTCGTGATGACTTATCCGTCGGTACATTAGCATTCGAGTTCGGTTATCAAAAACAACTGGATTCCGGTACCACCTTTGATCTGGCCTACCTACCAACCGTTATTCCAGGTGAAGTTTGGTCAAACCCTTACGACATGGACGAAGCTAGGCAAAAGACCGATGTTGATGGAGGGGCGATACGAATGAAATTGAGTAATCTTGCACAAACCAACATTTCTTTGGATATGGCCTATGCCTTCGCGGATGTCGAAGAAGATCATGTTCCTGACGAGCTTCTAGAACGTGATAGCAAAGCTTATTTCATCAAAGCCCAATATCTCTCGATGTTAAGCCCTCAATCTGGCATCAACTACGGAGTAAGCTACACCTTTCATGATGCTGAAGGTAAAGCAAACCAACACAATCGATATGCCGTTGAAACCTCATACTTTTTTGTTTCTTCTACTTATGCGTTAGCAGTGACAGGCAATTATGCGCACAGCGATTACCGTGCAGACAATCCAGTATTTGACCGCAGCCGAGCAGATAACAGCTACAAGTTGTTTATCGCCTACGAGTACAAAGACCTGGGCAGTTGGGAAGACTGGAGCGTCGCGACCTTTATCGGCACACGAAAAAACGAGTCTAATATCGATTTCTTTACACACCGTGAATGGTTACTGTCAGCGTCACTGAACTACGCTTTCTAA
- a CDS encoding MFS transporter: MDTTSDPSKSHITRLIISLCLAQFCISADIATMAIATSALIAEFNSNVEALKVAGTIYPLVGASLMLTSGILGLYIGWRRLLICGLIFGIISSASKLYAPSIEWITLVSRTLSGLAGVAILPSSIALVVGHFPANKRANIFGLLAAATGLAAAIVPIVSGWMFDNLAWFSGFIATGIFYSVALAYAICWITPLNNQKPKKFDVFGSALNAGSM, translated from the coding sequence ATGGACACAACATCTGATCCATCTAAATCCCACATTACTCGTTTAATCATTTCGCTTTGCCTTGCGCAATTTTGTATCTCTGCGGATATAGCAACCATGGCGATAGCTACCAGCGCCTTGATTGCTGAGTTCAATTCGAATGTCGAGGCGCTTAAAGTCGCTGGCACCATCTATCCGTTGGTTGGTGCTTCATTGATGCTGACAAGTGGAATCCTTGGTTTATATATAGGCTGGAGACGCCTGCTAATATGCGGGCTTATTTTTGGGATAATCTCTTCTGCTTCGAAATTGTATGCGCCATCAATAGAGTGGATAACCCTTGTTTCACGCACGTTGTCCGGACTAGCCGGAGTTGCGATCCTGCCTTCCTCCATCGCCTTAGTGGTCGGCCACTTTCCCGCTAATAAACGCGCTAATATATTTGGACTGCTTGCCGCAGCAACAGGCTTAGCGGCCGCAATTGTCCCCATTGTCAGTGGTTGGATGTTTGATAACTTAGCGTGGTTTAGTGGTTTTATCGCTACCGGGATTTTCTACAGCGTCGCATTGGCTTATGCTATTTGTTGGATCACTCCACTCAATAATCAGAAGCCTAAAAAATTCGATGTGTTCGGCAGTGCACTAAATGCTGGGAGCATGTAG
- a CDS encoding winged helix-turn-helix domain-containing protein produces the protein MTKLTLEPPVYLIGEYLYSSTSGVLSKDNTLTRLRAKESALLNALIKRVPDVLSRENIVQELYENTYATDATINQLAKRLRKAMGDDQRSLIRTIPKQGYLLAIAPKLVEENPHSSPEIPAKYLAFEHGDFDPVDVNVEELNRLSDINIRPQDESRLQRFGAATVIGCLLAVVIGYGVGSWFAPSARYLEHVSVVEAEAQHIDTLSQTPTVVIDNNQQVVAIYLKDDEETVHCAYQEQVTLCN, from the coding sequence ATGACCAAACTCACTTTAGAACCGCCTGTTTACCTGATTGGCGAATACTTATATTCATCAACATCAGGGGTATTGTCTAAAGACAATACCCTCACTCGATTAAGAGCAAAAGAATCGGCTTTGCTAAATGCCTTGATCAAACGGGTTCCTGACGTTCTATCTCGTGAAAACATCGTGCAAGAGCTGTATGAAAACACCTATGCGACGGATGCGACAATAAATCAATTGGCTAAACGATTGAGAAAAGCTATGGGTGACGATCAACGCTCACTTATTCGCACTATTCCAAAGCAGGGTTACTTACTTGCGATAGCACCAAAGTTAGTAGAGGAAAACCCACATTCTTCCCCAGAGATTCCAGCAAAATACTTAGCATTTGAGCACGGCGATTTTGACCCTGTTGACGTTAACGTTGAAGAACTCAATCGATTAAGTGACATCAATATTCGACCTCAAGATGAGAGTCGCCTACAACGTTTTGGCGCTGCGACCGTGATAGGCTGTTTATTAGCGGTAGTCATTGGTTATGGAGTGGGTTCTTGGTTCGCTCCATCGGCACGTTATCTAGAACATGTTTCAGTGGTCGAAGCAGAAGCCCAACACATAGACACATTATCCCAAACACCAACAGTGGTTATCGACAACAATCAACAAGTTGTGGCGATCTATTTAAAAGACGATGAAGAAACCGTTCATTGTGCTTATCAAGAGCAAGTTACGTTATGCAATTAG
- a CDS encoding AlpA family phage regulatory protein: MSIKFKIERKKDVLARIPFSMATLHRKINDGTFPPSISLGANSVGFLSHEIDSIIAAMVLGKDLKVVVSELVEKRQYFLDDSYLALAA; this comes from the coding sequence ATGAGCATTAAATTCAAGATCGAACGTAAAAAAGACGTTTTAGCACGCATCCCATTTTCGATGGCAACACTTCATCGCAAAATTAATGATGGAACTTTCCCACCTTCAATATCTCTTGGCGCGAACTCGGTTGGATTTCTTTCTCATGAGATTGATAGCATAATTGCTGCAATGGTCTTGGGCAAAGACCTCAAGGTTGTGGTATCAGAGCTAGTCGAAAAACGTCAGTACTTTCTTGATGATAGCTATTTAGCATTAGCCGCATAA